A single genomic interval of uncultured Sphaerochaeta sp. harbors:
- a CDS encoding DUF5320 domain-containing protein, which produces MPRRNGTGPTGNGPMTGRGMGYCRGGIGYGMGRGAGFGRGLGWGMYATPVAPISLAERKRMLEEELKQLEAQMKESNE; this is translated from the coding sequence ATGCCAAGAAGAAATGGAACAGGCCCTACCGGCAACGGACCAATGACTGGAAGAGGCATGGGATACTGCCGTGGCGGAATTGGCTATGGCATGGGACGTGGTGCAGGTTTCGGCCGAGGACTCGGCTGGGGAATGTACGCTACTCCCGTCGCTCCCATCTCCCTTGCTGAACGCAAGCGCATGCTTGAGGAAGAACTCAAACAACTTGAAGCTCAGATGAAAGAGAGTAACGAATAG
- a CDS encoding NifB/NifX family molybdenum-iron cluster-binding protein, producing MIVAVPAEEKSLDSAICVSFGRAPIYCLYDTEKETSTFLDNKAAEASGGAGIQAAQFLADQKIDSLITFRLGENASKVLSAANISILKALNLSIADNIANLLEGKLTSLNEVHPGFHHAH from the coding sequence ATGATTGTAGCAGTACCCGCAGAAGAAAAGAGCTTGGACAGCGCCATTTGTGTATCGTTTGGACGAGCACCCATCTATTGTCTCTATGATACAGAAAAAGAGACCAGCACCTTTTTGGACAACAAAGCAGCTGAAGCTTCAGGGGGAGCAGGAATCCAGGCCGCGCAATTCCTCGCTGACCAGAAGATCGACAGCCTGATCACCTTCCGCTTGGGAGAGAATGCCTCGAAAGTACTGAGTGCTGCAAATATCAGCATCCTCAAGGCACTCAACTTGAGTATAGCTGACAATATTGCCAACCTTCTGGAAGGCAAGCTTACCTCCCTGAACGAGGTACATCCTGGATTTCATCATGCACACTAA
- a CDS encoding 4Fe-4S binding protein, giving the protein MHTKATIAVLSGKGGTGKTLVSVNLAAVAANATYIDCDTEEPNGHIFIKPTIVGEHVITEPKPVVNQDLCDGCRKCVEACAFNALALIGKNLLVFDEICHSCGLCTYICPKGALSEKEHPLGVVKRGQKNGITFLAGEMNVGESSAVPIIKALMREKKTDLVIIDSPPGSGCLVTETVGNADFCLLVAEPTIFGAHNLAMVHELVTLMEKPSAVLLNKTQEGKNPSEVYARQHGLKIIGSLPYDEHLALLSSDGYLAAEEDEHYHTYFKELLSKVVQEASHASDSDPQR; this is encoded by the coding sequence ATGCACACTAAGGCTACCATTGCAGTTCTCAGTGGCAAGGGAGGAACAGGGAAGACCCTGGTCTCCGTTAACCTTGCCGCTGTGGCAGCAAATGCAACCTATATCGATTGCGACACGGAAGAGCCGAACGGACATATCTTTATCAAGCCAACCATTGTGGGAGAACATGTAATCACGGAACCAAAACCTGTAGTGAATCAGGATCTTTGCGATGGGTGTCGGAAATGTGTGGAAGCCTGTGCATTCAATGCCTTGGCACTCATTGGAAAGAACCTATTGGTCTTCGATGAGATCTGTCACTCCTGTGGGCTGTGTACCTACATCTGCCCAAAGGGTGCCCTTAGTGAAAAAGAGCACCCACTGGGCGTGGTAAAAAGAGGACAAAAGAATGGAATCACCTTCCTCGCAGGGGAGATGAATGTTGGGGAGAGCTCTGCAGTTCCCATCATCAAGGCACTCATGAGAGAGAAGAAAACTGATTTGGTTATCATCGACAGCCCCCCTGGTAGCGGGTGCCTGGTGACTGAGACCGTCGGCAACGCTGACTTCTGTCTCCTGGTTGCTGAACCTACGATTTTTGGAGCACACAACCTGGCGATGGTACATGAGTTGGTCACCCTTATGGAAAAACCCTCTGCAGTACTCCTGAACAAGACACAGGAGGGAAAGAACCCCAGTGAGGTCTACGCAAGACAGCATGGGCTCAAGATTATTGGATCACTCCCCTATGATGAGCATTTGGCCCTTCTCTCCAGTGACGGGTATCTAGCTGCCGAGGAAGATGAACACTATCACACCTATTTCAAGGAACTACTGTCAAAGGTAGTACAGGAGGCCAGTCATGCATCAGATTCTGATCCTCAGCGGTAA
- a CDS encoding phosphoribosyltransferase has product MDDNKFYVSYNSVHKLVKKLSKELIESGYDPDVIVAIGSGGYIPARIIKTFINRPIYAVGISYYGIDKKHKDHPTKIQWIDEVQSQLVGKKVLLIDEVDDTRATLAYCIGELLKYKPEEIAVLVLHNKNKEKDVEFPVEIKRYFAGLNLDDVWIKYPWDADDIDSHTEKENLMLDHLKKEGKELYQ; this is encoded by the coding sequence ATGGACGACAACAAGTTCTACGTCAGTTACAATTCGGTGCATAAACTGGTAAAGAAACTCAGCAAAGAGTTGATTGAATCAGGGTATGACCCCGATGTAATCGTTGCAATCGGAAGCGGAGGCTACATCCCTGCAAGAATTATCAAGACCTTCATAAATCGTCCGATTTATGCAGTGGGAATTTCCTATTACGGTATCGACAAGAAACACAAGGACCACCCTACAAAAATCCAATGGATCGATGAAGTACAGTCCCAGTTGGTTGGCAAGAAGGTTCTCCTCATCGATGAGGTAGATGATACACGTGCCACCTTGGCATACTGTATTGGTGAGTTGCTTAAGTACAAGCCTGAAGAAATCGCTGTCTTGGTTCTACATAATAAGAACAAGGAAAAGGATGTTGAGTTCCCTGTGGAGATCAAGCGCTACTTCGCCGGCCTCAACCTGGATGATGTCTGGATCAAGTATCCCTGGGATGCTGATGACATCGATAGCCATACAGAAAAAGAGAATCTGATGCTTGATCATCTGAAAAAAGAAGGCAAGGAGTTATACCAATGA
- a CDS encoding DUF134 domain-containing protein encodes MPRPRKWRNVCALPQITKFGPLGAPLDETPSIIMTVDEYETIRLIDQEGLTQEMCAGQMNVARTTVQGIYESARKKLAESLVEGKLLFIEGGEYHLNDHGGPHHYGCGRGCRMGRGRHQHRQGDIPQ; translated from the coding sequence ATGCCCCGTCCACGTAAATGGAGAAACGTCTGCGCACTTCCCCAAATCACCAAGTTCGGGCCCCTCGGGGCCCCCTTGGATGAAACCCCATCCATTATCATGACCGTTGATGAGTATGAAACCATACGCCTCATCGATCAGGAAGGATTGACCCAAGAGATGTGCGCTGGACAGATGAATGTTGCCAGGACTACGGTCCAAGGCATCTATGAAAGTGCCAGAAAGAAACTGGCAGAATCACTGGTGGAGGGCAAGCTGCTCTTCATTGAGGGTGGCGAGTACCACCTGAATGACCATGGTGGTCCCCATCACTACGGCTGCGGTCGTGGATGCAGGATGGGCCGGGGTCGCCACCAACACAGACAAGGAGATATACCGCAATGA
- a CDS encoding ATP-binding protein, with translation MHQILILSGKGGTGKTTVASAFINLSEAKAYADCDVDAPNLHLVMGSYEQKQKKDYFGLPKAVIDPDACISCNKCFEVCRFDAIKPGNPYEVLPLACEGCNYCIHVCPVDAIHREEAKVGDLKLLKRKDEVFSTATLLMGSGTTGKLVSEVKNQLKEVSSEHEVAILDGSPGIGCPVIASLSGVSLALMVAEPSVSGLADLKRVLASARQLQVPVAVIVNKYDSNERKSAEIEVYCYKEGVPFLGKIPYDKMALEAINTNRTLVEMNSKGAEAIKTIYEKTLRLMKERIHT, from the coding sequence ATGCATCAGATTCTGATCCTCAGCGGTAAGGGAGGAACAGGCAAGACCACGGTGGCCAGTGCCTTTATCAACCTCAGCGAAGCAAAAGCCTATGCCGATTGCGACGTCGATGCACCCAATCTCCATCTGGTGATGGGATCATATGAGCAAAAGCAAAAGAAAGACTATTTTGGATTGCCCAAGGCCGTGATCGACCCAGATGCGTGTATCAGTTGCAACAAGTGCTTCGAGGTATGTCGATTCGACGCCATTAAGCCGGGAAATCCGTATGAAGTGCTTCCCCTCGCTTGTGAAGGTTGCAACTACTGCATCCATGTCTGCCCTGTGGACGCAATACACAGGGAAGAGGCAAAAGTCGGGGACCTGAAGTTGCTGAAGCGAAAGGATGAGGTATTCTCAACAGCAACGCTGCTGATGGGCAGTGGTACTACCGGGAAACTGGTCAGTGAAGTCAAGAATCAGTTAAAGGAAGTAAGCAGCGAGCACGAAGTTGCCATTCTTGATGGAAGCCCTGGCATAGGATGCCCGGTAATAGCCTCCTTGAGTGGGGTAAGCCTGGCACTTATGGTTGCCGAACCCTCGGTCAGTGGGCTCGCCGACCTGAAACGTGTGCTGGCTAGTGCCAGACAATTACAGGTACCAGTAGCTGTTATTGTAAATAAATATGACTCCAATGAACGAAAAAGTGCTGAAATAGAAGTATACTGCTACAAAGAGGGAGTACCGTTCCTTGGGAAAATTCCCTACGACAAGATGGCACTGGAAGCAATCAATACCAATAGGACGTTGGTCGAAATGAACAGCAAGGGAGCTGAGGCAATCAAGACCATCTATGAGAAGACCTTACGATTGATGAAGGAGCGTATACACACATGA
- a CDS encoding flavin reductase gives MYVDVPVEVLQMNPFTAIGTDGFLVTAGTPEHFNTMTASWGTMGVLWGRNVVVLYVRKSRYTHQFLEESDGFTVSFFPSEMKEKLLWCGAHSGREYDKISMTGLQPTFISSLKGGERVTFKEASLVFSCTKVATMDMQSDQFLLDEIKEFYQSGDLHTVYIGFIDSILSNQ, from the coding sequence ATGTATGTTGATGTTCCTGTAGAAGTTTTACAAATGAACCCCTTTACAGCGATCGGAACTGATGGATTCCTGGTTACAGCGGGAACTCCTGAACATTTCAACACCATGACAGCATCCTGGGGTACGATGGGTGTTCTTTGGGGAAGAAATGTTGTAGTTCTCTATGTACGCAAGAGCCGCTACACCCATCAATTCCTGGAGGAGAGTGACGGGTTTACCGTTTCATTCTTCCCTTCCGAGATGAAGGAAAAATTGCTTTGGTGTGGTGCACACAGTGGTCGTGAATATGACAAGATCAGCATGACTGGACTGCAACCAACCTTTATTTCCTCTCTAAAGGGAGGAGAGCGTGTAACCTTCAAGGAAGCTTCGTTGGTTTTCTCTTGTACGAAAGTTGCTACCATGGATATGCAGAGTGACCAATTCCTGCTTGACGAGATCAAGGAGTTCTACCAAAGCGGCGACCTTCATACCGTATATATTGGATTTATTGACAGCATCCTCTCCAACCAATAG
- a CDS encoding adenylosuccinate synthase has protein sequence MSNVTSIVGAQWGDEGKGRIVDYLAVNSDLVIRFQGGDNAGHTVINDKGKFALHIIPSGIFNPETMNIVGAGTVVNFETMSEELQTITTKGVTVDNLFIDVRAHLIMPYHRALDGAQEQSKSDKMQIGTTKRGIGPCYSDKATRSGIRAADLLDEDRLRNRIEMALPQKNRELAYFGLKEYTVDEIMELCRKWKETYGDKIIDTLPVVRQAYEEGRKILLEGQLGVMRDLDWGIYPYTTSSSPTSGGAANGSGLGPRRIDEVIGVTKVYSTSVGGGPFMTELFDENAEKLRAVGGEYGATTGRPRRCGWFDAVATEFSCWINGFTSIALTKLDVLDGFEKIKVCTGYRVNGEVINYLPETAQQEIAEPIYEEYDGWMSDTSGARKWEDLPKNAQIYCKRLGELVGAPIKFISVGPERDQIIIM, from the coding sequence ATGAGCAACGTTACTTCAATTGTAGGAGCCCAGTGGGGCGATGAAGGAAAAGGCCGCATCGTAGACTATTTGGCAGTGAACTCCGATTTGGTTATCCGTTTCCAAGGCGGAGACAATGCAGGACACACAGTCATCAATGACAAGGGCAAGTTCGCCCTCCATATCATCCCGTCCGGTATCTTCAATCCTGAGACCATGAACATCGTGGGAGCAGGGACTGTCGTCAATTTCGAGACCATGAGTGAAGAGCTACAGACCATTACCACCAAGGGTGTAACGGTGGACAATCTGTTCATCGACGTACGTGCCCACCTGATCATGCCATACCACCGGGCACTTGATGGTGCTCAAGAGCAATCCAAGAGTGACAAGATGCAGATTGGTACAACCAAGCGTGGTATCGGACCTTGCTACAGTGACAAAGCTACCCGTAGCGGTATAAGGGCAGCAGATCTCCTCGATGAGGACCGACTTAGGAACCGCATTGAGATGGCCCTCCCGCAGAAGAATCGTGAACTTGCCTACTTTGGCCTGAAAGAGTACACCGTTGATGAGATCATGGAACTCTGCCGCAAGTGGAAAGAAACCTACGGAGATAAGATCATCGACACCCTTCCTGTAGTACGTCAGGCGTACGAAGAGGGCCGTAAGATTCTTCTTGAAGGTCAGCTGGGTGTCATGAGAGACCTTGATTGGGGCATCTACCCCTACACCACAAGCAGCAGTCCTACCTCTGGAGGGGCAGCCAATGGCAGCGGCCTCGGTCCTAGAAGGATTGATGAGGTAATTGGAGTGACCAAGGTCTACTCAACCAGTGTTGGTGGCGGTCCATTCATGACTGAACTGTTTGATGAGAATGCAGAGAAACTACGCGCCGTTGGTGGTGAATATGGTGCAACAACAGGTCGACCCCGCCGTTGCGGATGGTTTGATGCAGTTGCTACCGAATTCTCTTGCTGGATCAATGGATTTACCTCCATCGCCCTTACCAAACTTGATGTTCTTGATGGATTTGAGAAGATCAAGGTATGTACGGGCTACAGGGTAAACGGAGAGGTTATCAACTACCTGCCTGAGACGGCCCAGCAGGAGATTGCCGAGCCGATTTACGAAGAGTACGATGGCTGGATGAGTGACACGAGTGGTGCCCGCAAGTGGGAGGATCTGCCGAAGAATGCACAGATCTACTGTAAGCGACTAGGAGAGTTGGTGGGTGCACCGATCAAGTTCATCTCGGTTGGACCTGAGCGTGATCAGATCATCATCATGTAA
- the hpt gene encoding hypoxanthine phosphoribosyltransferase → MKDSLAIPALTEDLARVLIDADTINRRVDELARQISSDYADTVDDLILVGVLKGSFIFIADLARKLNVRHVVDFIALSSYQGDHSGNVRLLMDTRENMEDKHVLIIEDILDSGNTLDYLIRNFKTRNPKSVKTAVLLDKPDRHILPVEIDYIGFTIPDVWVVGYGLDYNEKYRTLPYIAEMYPQA, encoded by the coding sequence ATGAAAGATTCCCTCGCTATCCCTGCTTTGACAGAGGATCTCGCTCGTGTTCTCATCGATGCCGATACCATCAATAGAAGGGTCGATGAACTGGCCCGCCAGATCAGCAGTGACTATGCCGATACTGTAGATGACCTGATCCTTGTAGGGGTTCTCAAGGGATCCTTCATTTTTATTGCAGATTTAGCAAGAAAACTGAATGTAAGGCATGTTGTGGACTTCATTGCCCTCTCGTCCTATCAGGGGGACCACAGCGGGAATGTCCGCCTCCTGATGGATACCAGAGAGAATATGGAAGACAAGCATGTCCTGATCATCGAAGACATACTTGACAGTGGAAATACACTGGACTATCTCATTCGAAACTTCAAAACAAGAAATCCCAAGTCTGTGAAGACCGCAGTCCTTTTGGATAAACCTGACAGGCACATTCTGCCTGTTGAAATCGACTACATCGGTTTCACCATCCCCGATGTCTGGGTTGTTGGATACGGCCTGGATTACAATGAAAAATACCGGACCCTCCCCTACATCGCAGAGATGTACCCACAAGCCTAA